Proteins from a single region of Paenibacillus sp. BIHB 4019:
- a CDS encoding pyocin knob domain-containing protein, whose protein sequence is MAKTDWKFNDMVTETDMNELGQEVNEQAAAIGDMPTVPTEAKDAAGAIGELHGELDEMKSDSRITVPIKTGAQTIQGGNVPALVFPKIEGRTLINMLGDLGNLEELSKVIFYQSTGVLDSINKTVGNYGVKATILNGFTLGVVAASASISYKANRYYILLADVKNSNCEEVFIQTASSATTKLITTADSSKFSTVATKFSPTTDIIGSAEVVLKGVAGQVAYVDALRVYEITATEYYELDTMNGGELGEKYPYLGKGIYGVGNPVITSIQNNLLPDFNDWRFNAGATAGAGISLLGPNSIILDATESPAGAEVVVQLDRVLLEPNTSYVLNNTSTSGYMRVRFDYKDGTANSRIVIPPNTSRTFITTINTIAMAVLLTNISGYTDENNMATYSYSKTSHTYTDVSLIKGAHSQSVKRQRQSSSTSIVELYSNGSGSHKDSVQYISGQLKKIKKLEKIVLDGSLPWNYHSNAAGYKIVAIQLIGLPAIKTVPQGYLTKYDGKPCINDLGGVAVWPSNDYWQIGNSTYDTLFISVASSDSGWGNSYTPTIDEIKAYFNGWRMYIHGGSPAVPYNGSGTKSWVRIIEWDNATPNNVPTIPSGGVYKNYQLLYQLLNSSVENIQTKGAVVLEQGDNTITLSTNNVPIFKASLTYAENLHAVISDLEREVAKNDLKVSNTKIMPDGFNVDALIETGKYSVYNAINAPRGNGICYYDVIKHYELSNYGSQVAYFYGSNQIWTRRKLNDMWTKWEEVTGKLSKTGNESVTGVKQFLNGLSVQAASVPPELASPGCIYADGANGMLYYHDLSGWKLVYHSGFSPYVAGGYTGNGAAVRDISLPFTPSSVLVMANNGATLSGTSGFGGLSNTSVPVNINSNLIVQNGTNKFTIFFNSSNGQQSNNSSYVYNFIAFR, encoded by the coding sequence ATGGCTAAAACAGATTGGAAATTTAATGATATGGTGACCGAGACGGATATGAATGAGCTGGGTCAGGAAGTGAACGAACAGGCCGCGGCTATCGGAGATATGCCCACAGTGCCGACGGAGGCGAAGGATGCAGCTGGGGCGATTGGGGAATTACATGGGGAACTTGATGAAATGAAAAGTGATTCAAGGATTACAGTACCTATTAAAACAGGGGCACAAACAATTCAAGGCGGGAATGTCCCTGCGCTTGTTTTCCCGAAGATAGAAGGACGTACGCTCATTAATATGCTTGGAGATTTAGGAAATCTTGAGGAGCTTAGCAAGGTGATTTTTTACCAATCTACTGGTGTACTAGATTCTATAAATAAAACGGTAGGCAATTATGGTGTCAAGGCAACTATTTTAAATGGATTTACTCTAGGTGTTGTAGCAGCTTCAGCATCAATTTCTTATAAGGCAAATAGGTACTATATTCTATTGGCCGATGTGAAAAATAGTAATTGTGAGGAAGTTTTTATCCAGACTGCAAGTTCCGCAACTACAAAACTAATTACAACGGCTGATTCGTCAAAGTTTAGCACAGTTGCTACTAAATTCTCTCCAACAACAGATATTATTGGATCAGCAGAAGTTGTTTTAAAGGGAGTTGCTGGGCAAGTTGCTTATGTAGATGCATTAAGGGTTTATGAAATTACTGCCACTGAATATTATGAGCTAGACACTATGAATGGTGGAGAACTTGGTGAAAAGTATCCGTATTTGGGAAAGGGCATTTATGGTGTTGGAAACCCTGTTATTACTAGCATTCAAAATAATCTGTTGCCTGATTTTAACGATTGGAGATTTAATGCAGGAGCAACTGCTGGAGCGGGAATTTCCCTTCTTGGTCCTAACTCCATAATTTTGGATGCTACTGAATCGCCAGCCGGCGCTGAGGTGGTTGTACAATTAGACAGAGTTTTATTAGAGCCTAACACTTCATACGTGCTCAATAATACTTCTACTAGTGGTTACATGAGGGTGAGGTTTGATTATAAAGACGGTACAGCCAATTCACGTATAGTTATCCCGCCTAATACTAGTAGAACTTTTATAACAACAATAAATACGATAGCGATGGCGGTTCTATTAACAAATATTTCTGGATATACAGACGAAAATAATATGGCAACCTATTCTTATTCAAAAACAAGTCATACCTACACGGATGTTTCCTTAATCAAGGGGGCTCATAGCCAGTCCGTTAAACGGCAACGGCAATCCTCATCTACCAGTATTGTTGAGTTGTATAGTAATGGTAGCGGCTCACATAAAGATTCAGTTCAATATATAAGCGGACAACTTAAAAAAATAAAGAAACTGGAAAAAATAGTTTTAGATGGATCGCTTCCTTGGAACTATCATTCAAATGCTGCGGGATACAAAATAGTTGCCATTCAATTAATCGGTCTTCCGGCAATCAAAACCGTCCCTCAAGGATATTTAACAAAATACGATGGAAAGCCTTGCATAAATGATTTAGGCGGTGTTGCTGTATGGCCCAGTAATGATTATTGGCAAATTGGTAATTCGACGTATGATACTCTATTCATTTCTGTTGCTAGCTCAGATAGTGGATGGGGTAATTCGTATACTCCCACTATAGATGAAATTAAAGCCTATTTTAATGGTTGGAGAATGTACATTCATGGAGGAAGTCCAGCAGTTCCTTATAATGGTTCTGGAACGAAGTCATGGGTTCGCATCATTGAATGGGATAATGCAACGCCAAATAACGTACCAACAATTCCTTCAGGTGGAGTATACAAAAACTATCAATTGCTATACCAGTTGCTAAATTCTTCTGTTGAAAATATACAAACCAAGGGAGCTGTTGTTCTTGAACAAGGTGACAACACAATTACACTGTCTACCAACAATGTTCCGATATTTAAAGCTTCATTAACATATGCTGAAAATCTGCATGCGGTTATAAGTGACTTGGAGCGTGAAGTTGCTAAAAATGACTTGAAAGTAAGTAATACAAAAATAATGCCTGATGGATTTAATGTAGACGCGTTAATTGAGACAGGTAAATATTCAGTGTATAACGCAATTAACGCTCCAAGGGGGAATGGTATTTGTTATTATGACGTCATAAAACATTACGAGCTTAGTAACTATGGATCACAAGTCGCTTATTTCTATGGGTCTAATCAAATATGGACACGCAGAAAATTGAATGATATGTGGACAAAATGGGAAGAAGTAACGGGTAAACTTTCCAAAACAGGAAATGAATCCGTAACGGGTGTTAAGCAATTTCTTAACGGTCTAAGCGTTCAAGCAGCATCCGTTCCGCCCGAATTAGCGTCTCCAGGCTGCATATACGCCGATGGTGCCAATGGAATGTTGTATTACCACGATTTAAGCGGCTGGAAGCTTGTGTATCACAGTGGTTTTTCCCCCTATGTTGCTGGAGGTTATACAGGGAATGGAGCAGCAGTTCGAGATATCTCATTGCCTTTTACTCCAAGCTCCGTTTTAGTCATGGCTAATAATGGTGCCACGTTAAGCGGCACTTCAGGGTTTGGCGGGCTATCAAATACTAGTGTTCCTGTAAATATAAATTCTAATCTTATTGTTCAAAATGGGACAAATAAATTTACTATTTTCTTTAATTCTTCCAATGGACAGCAATCTAATAATAGTTCATATGTATACAACTTCATTGCATTCAGATAA
- a CDS encoding CD1375 family protein: MAIVNVYVSLIIAGRRTFDQVPESLKAAVETELAVKRL; encoded by the coding sequence ATGGCAATTGTAAATGTATATGTATCCCTAATTATTGCAGGGCGACGAACGTTTGATCAGGTTCCAGAAAGTTTGAAGGCAGCTGTTGAAACCGAGTTGGCAGTTAAAAGGCTTTAA
- a CDS encoding phage holin family protein has protein sequence MFKPIFNVDITPGTTIAGAIGAFLAPWIGLIYGEGRLIPILLLMVVIGLDWITGIAASQKDTTYSSEYGMQGVLRTLFLLALPVLANLLDMMLAMPGLFFYAITIGLIYHTWQSLTANAYRAGWGKWIPEAVVKLIESELKAKMERATKRGADPTEPTESTKPTESSEPTERKDS, from the coding sequence ATGTTCAAACCTATATTCAACGTCGATATTACGCCGGGCACGACAATTGCCGGAGCGATCGGCGCTTTTTTGGCGCCGTGGATTGGATTGATTTATGGGGAGGGGAGGCTGATTCCGATTTTGCTGCTAATGGTGGTCATTGGGCTGGACTGGATCACGGGCATTGCCGCTTCGCAAAAAGATACGACGTATTCCTCGGAATACGGCATGCAGGGCGTGCTGCGGACGCTGTTCCTTCTGGCCCTGCCAGTGCTGGCGAATTTGCTCGATATGATGCTGGCGATGCCGGGGCTGTTTTTCTACGCGATTACGATTGGGCTGATTTATCACACCTGGCAGTCGTTGACGGCCAATGCTTACCGCGCCGGCTGGGGCAAATGGATTCCCGAGGCTGTCGTCAAGTTGATCGAAAGCGAACTGAAAGCGAAGATGGAGCGGGCGACAAAACGCGGTGCGGACCCTACAGAACCAACAGAATCAACAAAACCAACTGAGTCAAGTGAACCAACAGAAAGGAAGGATTCCTAA
- a CDS encoding M15 family metallopeptidase produces the protein MLTLLQVKNKSVPKLEGLLAPVRAAAERLIERCYARDIPIVITQGLRTIAEQDKLYAQGRTSAGSIVTNAKGGYSYHNFGVAIDFALLSADGKQVYWDTKRDGNANKVADWAEVVDEAKRLGFAWGGDWTSFKDYPHFEMTFGLTTAQLRAGIRPTAAQIAAAMAIITKEDSYTMKAEDANDLIKRYLQPAWAACKQKGDTAGMQEAHRLANELRKASGQKEQ, from the coding sequence ATGCTGACCTTATTGCAGGTGAAAAATAAATCCGTACCCAAGCTCGAAGGGCTGCTAGCCCCTGTGCGCGCCGCCGCAGAGCGCCTAATTGAACGCTGCTATGCGCGTGATATTCCCATCGTCATTACACAAGGCTTGCGTACAATTGCTGAGCAAGACAAGCTTTACGCACAAGGCCGAACGTCAGCGGGCAGCATCGTCACTAACGCAAAAGGCGGCTACAGCTATCATAATTTTGGCGTAGCAATAGATTTTGCACTGCTATCCGCAGATGGAAAGCAGGTTTACTGGGATACGAAGCGCGATGGCAATGCCAATAAAGTCGCGGACTGGGCCGAGGTAGTAGATGAAGCGAAGCGGCTTGGTTTTGCGTGGGGAGGAGACTGGACTTCATTTAAGGATTATCCCCATTTTGAAATGACGTTCGGCCTGACGACGGCACAGCTTCGGGCTGGCATTCGGCCAACAGCGGCACAGATTGCTGCTGCGATGGCCATTATAACGAAGGAGGACTCGTATACTATGAAAGCCGAAGATGCTAATGATCTTATTAAACGGTACTTGCAGCCCGCCTGGGCAGCATGCAAGCAAAAAGGCGATACAGCAGGCATGCAAGAAGCGCATCGACTTGCAAATGAGCTTCGCAAAGCAAGCGGACAAAAAGAACAATAA
- a CDS encoding AraC family transcriptional regulator encodes MSFSAAALKDISPFVRFVKIIKSAELSGEWLDFDHVFTFIEQGQADFILDGVRYQLGEGDAIVMPPLMTHFIRSTSSEPLIQYIFHFDLFHDVNRERWQSIGIVTGEQLVIPQREQLLQGLHPVSAISGPDRMELKKLFLVMRKRFIEGGVTSELELKAMALQLLVFFLRNQNGHERQEGTQAKAWAPIQQCIDYIQQHYADPELDNDRISGQSGLSPGYLSNLFKEQTGVTLHKYLTYVRIEHAKKRIMAGRETLTAISAGSGFSSIHHFSRIFKREAGLTPSQFKAEASGPIRSLIGDSPTTT; translated from the coding sequence ATGAGTTTTTCGGCAGCAGCGTTAAAAGATATTTCTCCATTCGTGCGTTTTGTTAAAATCATCAAATCCGCCGAGCTATCGGGCGAGTGGCTGGATTTTGACCACGTATTTACATTTATTGAGCAGGGGCAAGCCGATTTTATATTAGATGGCGTTCGCTATCAGCTTGGAGAAGGCGATGCCATTGTGATGCCGCCGCTGATGACGCATTTCATTCGCTCTACGTCGAGCGAGCCGCTGATTCAGTATATTTTTCACTTTGATTTATTCCATGATGTTAACCGCGAACGTTGGCAGTCCATTGGCATCGTAACGGGTGAACAGCTAGTCATTCCACAGCGTGAGCAATTGCTGCAAGGCTTGCATCCGGTTTCCGCCATTAGCGGGCCTGACCGCATGGAACTGAAGAAGCTGTTTCTCGTCATGCGAAAAAGATTTATAGAAGGCGGCGTTACTAGCGAACTGGAGCTTAAGGCAATGGCATTGCAACTGCTCGTGTTTTTTCTCCGCAATCAAAACGGGCATGAGCGTCAAGAAGGCACACAGGCGAAAGCGTGGGCGCCAATCCAGCAATGCATTGACTATATTCAGCAGCATTACGCTGATCCTGAACTGGATAATGATCGCATAAGTGGGCAATCCGGTCTGTCGCCGGGCTATTTATCCAACTTATTTAAAGAGCAGACGGGCGTCACGCTTCATAAGTATTTGACGTATGTGCGCATTGAGCATGCCAAAAAACGGATTATGGCAGGCAGAGAGACGTTGACCGCGATATCGGCGGGCAGCGGATTTTCGAGCATTCATCATTTTAGCCGAATATTTAAACGCGAGGCGGGCTTGACACCCAGCCAATTCAAGGCGGAGGCATCAGGCCCTATTCGAAGCCTCATAGGCGATAGTCCAACCACTACATAA
- a CDS encoding zinc-binding alcohol dehydrogenase: MKNTQIEFTAPWKVEVKQEELQAQVPELTGNQVLVKKHYTLISPGTELACLSGGEGWFHMPSVPGYAAASEIVALGPEAAEGFQIGDMVFHYGKHSRYELTTTSGVFLKVPDSLPLAWAPFTRMATVAMTSTRVSSIELGDYVAVTGLGLIGNMAAQLAGLQGASVIGIDLAAKRRDLAKNCGIQHAIEAGADTHKQVMELTGGKGVSTLIEATGVPQVILDNVALVGQYGEAILLGSPRGELQSNVTDLLNSIHLNGRGCVTFKGAHEWRYPLTPEAFVKHSLVRNSEVVFRLMQYGKLQVEPLISHIMSPADAPAAYEGLRNKKDEYLGVLFNWEEV; encoded by the coding sequence ATGAAAAACACGCAAATTGAATTTACAGCGCCATGGAAAGTAGAAGTGAAGCAGGAGGAGCTGCAAGCCCAGGTTCCAGAGCTTACAGGCAATCAGGTGCTGGTGAAAAAGCATTATACGCTCATTAGCCCTGGCACGGAGCTTGCTTGTCTTTCGGGAGGCGAAGGCTGGTTCCATATGCCATCTGTACCAGGGTATGCGGCAGCTAGCGAAATTGTAGCCTTGGGGCCAGAGGCGGCAGAAGGCTTCCAAATTGGCGATATGGTGTTCCATTACGGCAAGCATTCCCGCTATGAGCTGACGACGACAAGCGGGGTGTTTCTTAAAGTGCCGGACAGTTTGCCGCTGGCTTGGGCTCCTTTTACACGAATGGCCACGGTAGCAATGACAAGCACGCGGGTATCGTCGATTGAACTGGGCGATTATGTAGCGGTGACGGGCCTTGGCCTAATCGGCAATATGGCCGCGCAGCTGGCCGGACTCCAAGGCGCTTCGGTTATTGGCATTGATTTAGCTGCAAAACGCAGAGATCTCGCGAAAAATTGCGGCATCCAGCATGCCATTGAGGCAGGCGCGGATACGCATAAGCAGGTTATGGAGTTGACGGGCGGCAAAGGCGTATCTACACTTATTGAAGCGACGGGCGTCCCGCAAGTTATTTTGGATAATGTAGCGCTTGTTGGCCAATATGGGGAAGCGATTTTGCTCGGCAGCCCAAGGGGAGAGCTGCAAAGCAATGTAACCGACTTGCTGAACAGCATTCATTTGAATGGTCGCGGCTGTGTGACGTTCAAGGGAGCGCATGAATGGCGTTATCCGCTAACGCCGGAAGCATTCGTCAAGCATTCCCTTGTGCGCAATTCAGAGGTCGTATTCCGCCTCATGCAATATGGCAAGCTGCAGGTCGAGCCGCTCATTAGCCACATTATGAGTCCTGCTGATGCACCTGCTGCCTATGAAGGATTACGCAATAAGAAAGATGAATATTTAGGTGTGCTATTTAACTGGGAAGAGGTGTAG
- a CDS encoding sugar phosphate isomerase/epimerase family protein, with protein sequence MIRGLSRSGLGSITDEQLIAKAAEYGFGIVDIDAKALVEKHGEQGAVKLLSDHHVTVGSIGLNVEWRGTDEQFREGLKQLPLHAAAAAQLGCTACCTYILPSTDNKSALFTVLAVARLRQIADILDAYGIRFALEFVGPHHLRTAWANPFIWTVEETLALISAINRPNVGLLVDAYHCHTTGFTPEHLRSLRADQVVHVHINDARDLPVAELLDNDRLYPGEGVIDLKGFLAALADIGYKGPVVQEILTQKAPEGTADELLSRSKAGFDKVFA encoded by the coding sequence ATGATTAGAGGATTAAGCAGGTCGGGATTAGGCTCCATTACAGATGAACAGCTGATTGCAAAAGCGGCAGAGTACGGATTCGGGATTGTGGATATCGATGCCAAAGCGCTTGTAGAAAAGCATGGGGAGCAAGGGGCAGTGAAGCTGCTGTCTGACCATCATGTGACTGTAGGCTCAATAGGGCTGAATGTTGAATGGCGCGGCACGGATGAGCAGTTTCGGGAAGGCTTGAAGCAGCTTCCGCTGCATGCAGCGGCTGCGGCACAATTGGGATGTACAGCTTGCTGTACTTACATTTTGCCCTCGACGGACAATAAATCGGCCCTATTCACCGTGCTAGCGGTAGCCCGCCTGCGCCAAATTGCTGACATTTTAGATGCGTATGGCATTCGTTTTGCGCTGGAGTTTGTGGGGCCGCATCATTTGCGGACGGCATGGGCGAACCCTTTTATATGGACGGTTGAGGAGACGCTAGCGCTTATTTCGGCAATAAATCGCCCAAATGTTGGCTTGTTGGTAGATGCCTATCATTGCCATACGACGGGTTTTACGCCGGAGCATTTGCGGAGCCTCAGAGCTGATCAGGTCGTTCACGTTCATATTAATGATGCCCGCGATCTTCCTGTCGCTGAGCTGCTGGACAATGACCGCCTCTACCCTGGTGAAGGGGTTATTGACCTGAAAGGCTTTCTTGCTGCGCTCGCCGACATCGGCTACAAGGGGCCAGTTGTACAGGAAATATTGACCCAGAAGGCTCCTGAAGGAACAGCGGATGAACTGCTAAGCCGCTCCAAGGCCGGATTTGACAAGGTTTTTGCATAA
- a CDS encoding YjcZ family sporulation protein, whose translation MSYNVANAGIGCAPCGVGGAFTSVGSILVLFILLVIITRACWI comes from the coding sequence ATGAGCTACAATGTGGCAAACGCTGGAATTGGCTGTGCCCCTTGCGGTGTAGGCGGAGCTTTCACAAGCGTAGGATCGATTCTTGTGCTTTTCATCCTGCTTGTAATTATTACTCGCGCTTGCTGGATATAG
- a CDS encoding YjcZ family sporulation protein: MSYNLAGAGYGHGCSPFTNVGAILVLFILLVIITRAFI; encoded by the coding sequence ATGAGCTACAATTTAGCAGGTGCAGGCTACGGCCACGGCTGCAGCCCCTTTACTAACGTAGGAGCGATCCTTGTCCTTTTCATTCTACTTGTTATCATCACTCGCGCTTTCATCTAA
- a CDS encoding GTP-binding protein: protein MENSKPPVPVYLLTGFLGSGKTTLLKRMLDYWQAEGKKAAVIMNELGDINLDGQEVGDEVPMAELLGGCICCTIRGDLSLEMKLLMDEHQPDIIVIESTGAANPMEILDGVTEAAMYMRIDLRAVITVVDGPELLKRTRAGKGRTLKLMQDQIRCASFLLLNKVDKLEPEQLVEAQQALRELNAHAQIVATMRCIIDEWSWLDAQQPVIASSAALPPTANRENAEAVHACGPGCSHEHDEDHHHHSPEHEEQHAHHHHSHDHVMALTHYLQGPVDSVQFEALLRNLPEHVYRAKGIVTFTDTASRFLFQYAYGESDFMKITPQGKVNDVAVFIGEHFSREELIAQLQQLEYGASSEA, encoded by the coding sequence ATGGAAAATAGCAAACCGCCAGTTCCGGTCTATTTGCTGACCGGGTTTCTCGGAAGCGGCAAGACGACGCTGTTGAAACGCATGCTCGATTATTGGCAGGCTGAAGGTAAGAAAGCAGCTGTCATTATGAATGAACTGGGCGATATTAATTTGGATGGACAAGAAGTCGGAGATGAAGTGCCGATGGCCGAGCTGCTGGGCGGCTGTATTTGCTGTACGATTCGCGGCGATTTGAGCTTGGAGATGAAGCTGCTGATGGATGAGCATCAGCCAGATATCATCGTTATTGAATCAACGGGTGCTGCGAATCCAATGGAGATTTTGGACGGCGTTACCGAAGCGGCCATGTATATGCGCATTGATCTGCGAGCGGTTATTACAGTTGTAGATGGCCCCGAGCTGTTAAAGCGTACCCGTGCCGGCAAAGGACGGACGCTTAAGCTGATGCAGGACCAAATTCGCTGCGCGAGCTTTTTGCTGCTTAATAAGGTGGACAAGCTGGAGCCGGAGCAGCTGGTTGAAGCGCAGCAGGCGCTGCGGGAGCTGAACGCCCACGCCCAAATCGTTGCGACGATGCGCTGCATTATCGACGAGTGGTCCTGGCTGGACGCTCAGCAACCGGTGATTGCAAGCTCCGCGGCCTTGCCGCCGACTGCGAACCGGGAAAACGCTGAAGCTGTCCATGCCTGTGGCCCGGGCTGCTCCCATGAGCATGATGAGGATCATCACCATCATTCTCCCGAGCATGAAGAGCAGCATGCGCACCACCACCATTCGCATGACCATGTCATGGCGCTGACCCATTATTTGCAGGGGCCTGTAGACAGCGTTCAGTTTGAAGCGCTGCTAAGAAATTTGCCTGAGCATGTTTATCGGGCGAAGGGCATTGTGACTTTTACGGATACGGCGAGCCGCTTCTTGTTTCAATATGCCTATGGGGAAAGCGATTTTATGAAAATAACACCGCAAGGCAAAGTTAATGATGTAGCCGTGTTTATTGGCGAGCATTTTTCCCGGGAAGAGCTGATTGCACAGCTTCAGCAGTTGGAGTACGGCGCTTCTTCTGAAGCATAA
- a CDS encoding EAL domain-containing protein, whose amino-acid sequence MRVGIAHKLIFTLGALMILSFTLLASIQLMKLYDVSLRQGELVAQNQSNAYTTKMSIETNDALIRLEGLQQSLQQMKEYNMTDRSEAVRLIENFVREQPYILGVFTVWEPNAFDNQDGNFRNKSSYDDDTGRFVPYIVRQGDKIVAYPNKNYENIGEGDYYQIPKRTKKFALMEPYYYDINGERILISSFVYPILDEQGKFLGVVGADISLDMVQQEVEKIRPMGGYATMITAGDSYLANGLDRALVSKPYLPLPKGESLEELKEQALTIMYTSDPMLGGTVMRLLNPIHIKDQTWYFETIIPKGNMLKDYYKGLSNTIIISLVAFIFTTMLMILLIRKIVLQNIRKVVHVSSALVEGDTDQKLDIDTKDEFEFMAQQFNRMIDHRKASEELIEFQATHDLLTGLPNRYGYTRHIEQIHTVPYSNKQAALLYIDLDRFKVINDTLDYAMGDQLLKQFADRLKQTVGSNGRVFRFGGDEFVVLLNDVNHMNPLLLVADDILLTIAEPIQLNDRLFYITASIGISLQHELTEETGDRMVKEADTALFVAKKQRNTSRLYSPSMKDVSKREQELENGLFPALEGEQFVLYYQPKVDLKSGQIYGAEALIRWRHPEFGMISPLDFIPLAEKTGFIIPLGEWVLRTACKQIKLWEQQGVTALTVSVNMSMLQFQQKHIVETIQSIITEASVRPEQIELELTETIFMDNPDHTLKILRELQQLGIRLSLDDFGTGYSSLSYLQNIPLHYLKLDKSFIHDIVSDFKKQMIFKSLVVIAHNLNMKVVTEGVETDEELQIIRQHKCDLVQGYIYSPPVTAECFIELYHKHVS is encoded by the coding sequence ATGAGGGTTGGTATTGCACATAAATTAATTTTTACTTTGGGAGCCCTCATGATCCTGTCTTTCACTTTGCTTGCTTCCATTCAATTAATGAAGCTTTACGACGTCAGCTTGCGTCAAGGGGAACTGGTTGCGCAAAATCAGTCCAATGCCTACACAACCAAGATGTCCATTGAAACGAACGATGCCTTGATTAGACTTGAAGGACTGCAGCAATCGTTGCAGCAAATGAAGGAATATAACATGACTGACCGCTCGGAGGCAGTTAGACTCATTGAAAATTTTGTGCGGGAACAGCCTTATATCCTCGGTGTTTTTACGGTTTGGGAGCCTAATGCATTCGATAATCAGGATGGGAACTTTCGCAACAAAAGCAGCTACGATGATGACACGGGACGTTTTGTCCCCTATATTGTGCGTCAAGGCGACAAGATAGTAGCTTATCCTAATAAAAACTATGAGAATATTGGCGAAGGGGACTATTACCAAATACCCAAGCGGACGAAGAAATTCGCTCTAATGGAGCCTTATTATTATGATATAAATGGCGAGCGGATTTTGATTTCGTCATTTGTTTATCCGATTTTGGATGAGCAGGGCAAGTTTCTAGGTGTCGTTGGAGCGGATATTTCCCTCGACATGGTGCAGCAGGAAGTGGAGAAAATCCGACCTATGGGCGGCTACGCGACGATGATAACGGCTGGTGACAGCTACCTTGCTAATGGACTTGATCGCGCGCTGGTATCCAAGCCTTATTTGCCTTTGCCGAAGGGCGAATCGTTAGAGGAGCTGAAGGAGCAGGCTCTAACCATTATGTATACTTCCGACCCCATGTTAGGCGGAACGGTAATGAGGCTGCTTAACCCGATACATATAAAGGATCAAACCTGGTATTTTGAAACGATCATTCCGAAGGGCAATATGCTCAAGGACTACTATAAAGGCTTAAGCAATACCATCATCATTTCCCTGGTTGCTTTTATTTTCACAACGATGCTGATGATTTTGCTCATTCGCAAAATTGTGCTCCAAAACATCCGCAAAGTGGTCCACGTGTCCTCGGCGCTGGTGGAGGGAGATACCGACCAGAAGCTGGACATTGATACGAAGGACGAGTTTGAATTTATGGCGCAGCAGTTCAATCGCATGATTGATCACCGCAAGGCGAGCGAGGAATTAATCGAATTTCAAGCGACTCATGATTTGTTGACAGGCTTGCCTAACCGCTACGGCTATACGCGTCATATTGAGCAAATACATACTGTGCCTTACAGCAACAAGCAGGCAGCACTGCTGTATATCGATTTGGATCGCTTTAAAGTCATTAACGATACGCTCGATTATGCGATGGGCGACCAACTGCTCAAGCAGTTTGCGGACCGTCTCAAACAAACCGTTGGTTCTAATGGGCGGGTGTTCCGTTTTGGCGGAGACGAATTTGTTGTGCTGCTGAATGACGTCAATCATATGAATCCGCTGCTGCTGGTAGCTGATGATATTTTGCTTACGATTGCCGAACCTATACAATTGAATGACCGGCTATTTTACATTACCGCTAGTATTGGCATTAGTTTGCAGCATGAGCTGACGGAGGAAACCGGCGACCGTATGGTCAAGGAGGCGGACACCGCGCTTTTTGTCGCCAAGAAGCAGCGCAATACAAGCAGGCTGTATTCCCCGTCGATGAAGGATGTTTCGAAGCGGGAGCAGGAGCTTGAAAATGGGCTGTTCCCTGCGCTTGAGGGCGAGCAGTTCGTGTTGTATTACCAGCCAAAGGTAGATTTGAAATCCGGACAAATATACGGAGCCGAAGCTTTGATCCGCTGGCGCCATCCTGAGTTTGGCATGATCTCGCCACTTGATTTCATCCCGCTTGCCGAGAAGACGGGCTTCATTATCCCGCTGGGGGAATGGGTGCTTCGAACGGCATGCAAACAAATCAAGCTGTGGGAGCAGCAAGGCGTCACGGCGCTTACGGTCAGCGTCAATATGTCGATGCTGCAATTTCAGCAAAAGCATATCGTGGAGACGATCCAGTCCATTATTACAGAAGCTTCTGTCAGACCCGAGCAAATTGAGCTTGAGCTGACGGAGACGATTTTTATGGACAACCCCGATCACACGCTGAAAATATTGCGCGAGCTGCAGCAGCTTGGCATTCGGCTATCTCTGGATGATTTTGGAACCGGCTATTCATCCCTTAGCTACTTGCAAAACATTCCGCTGCATTATCTGAAGCTGGATAAATCATTTATCCATGACATAGTCTCGGATTTCAAGAAGCAAATGATTTTTAAATCGCTCGTTGTTATTGCCCATAACCTGAATATGAAGGTTGTGACGGAAGGCGTCGAAACCGACGAGGAGCTGCAAATTATTCGCCAGCATAAATGCGATCTGGTGCAAGGCTATATTTATAGTCCGCCGGTTACGGCTGAGTGTTTCATCGAGCTTTACCATAAGCATGTATCTTAA